The Brassica napus cultivar Da-Ae chromosome C1, Da-Ae, whole genome shotgun sequence DNA segment TGGCGTTAGAGTCAAAGGAGAAGACGACGGCGGCTTTTCTGCAAATATGGAAGACACCGCCCTGAGAGAAGCTGCGTCTGCTGGGATTCACGGCGTTAAGGAGTTTCTTAAACTGATCGGTCAAAAAAGTCAACCGACAGAAGAGATAACGGCGGTGACTGACGTCGCCGTTAACAGTTTCAAGAAGGTGATATCTCTCCTCGGCAGATCTAGAACCGGACACGCTAGATTCAGACGAGCACCGATGGGGACGAAAATTGAAGGTGGAGGAGAAGGAGATTGGAAGACGGAGGAGAAGACAGGagcaacaacaataacaaccgTCGTGTTGAACAGACAGAAACCAGAGCAGAACGGTGGATCTGCGTTTAGAGTTTATTGTCCGACACCAATCCATCGACGTCCTCCTTTATCACACAACCACAGTCTGACAACTAAGAACGGTCCGTCGTCTTCTTCGACTAACGGAAGACCACAAGAGCCATCAACGATAAACTTCGCGCAGTCTCCACCTGTCTCTGTGTCAAACTCGTTCATGTCTTCTCATAGATGTGACACCGAGATTAACCAGATGTCTTCAGGATTCGAGCTCACTAACCCATCATCCCAAATCTCGGGTTCGATTGGTAAGCCTCCTCTATCATCAGTTTCGTTGAAGAGAAGGTGTGACTCATCTCCCTCAAGTCGTTGCCATTGTACCAAGAAAAGGTTTGATCCCACACTAATCTTTATCATTAGATCTAAATCTTCgttattcaaaaattaattattgttttataaatggTAACTTAAAAATAAACAGGAAATCTAGAGTGAAGAGAGTGATTAGGGTTCCTGCCGTAAGCAGCAAGATGGCTGATATACCATCTGACGAATATTCATGGAGAAAATATGGTCAAAAACCAATCAAAGGCTCTCCTCATCCTCGGTCAGtcttaattagttttatttcaGGTTTATGAATCCTTAAATCACACAAAAACACATACGTCACTATAAACATCTAATTAATTAGATTAGAAAATAATGCAACTTGTGTATAATattgtcaaatatttttttctatattggTTGTACCAAACATGTCGTCTAGTAGTAGTGGCCTCACACTCTTTTTGActtgttgtttgtttgtttatctacaaagtttttaaaaatacaccAAGAACGAGTTGACTCAACTCGTGTTGTTGTTATTCCTCAAACTTAACTCGATCTTGTGACTCGGTGTCACAGGGGATATTACAAATGCAGCAGTGTAAGAGGTTGTCCGGCGCGTAAGCACGTGGAGCGTGCACTCGACGATGCGATGATGCTTATCGTGACTTACGAAGGAGACCACAACCATGCTTTGGTGCTCGAGACGCATCATGACAAAACTCTTTAACTTTGGTCGTTGCGGCCGTGGAATCTTAGCCGTTCGATCTGAGTTTGAAGTGACCCTACTCTTGTTTCTGTCCAAAATCCAGATTAGTCAACGACAGAGTGGGCCTTAGTCTgcacttttttatatatatatttaattttttttacagaagCTTTTGCTTTAATTGGAGAGAATAGGGGGCAATCGTTGTGGATCTTGACTCTTGATGCAAGTTGAATCATGTGAAAGTCCTTttccttttgtttatttattctaaagaTAATAGCACTATATGTTAGGTTGTTTTAGATTGAGTTGACTAATTTGTTTGAGGAGCTTGAAAGGTCAATAACACTATTTATCACCACCATGTTTGAATTTACATCAACTAATTAATGAACGTTACCAGAATTTATAACCGTTGTTGACTTgacagaaaaaaatatgaatgagGTTGTTGACTTTATTATCACCATGTTCTAATGCAGTGCCAAACAGATCGACACAATCCTGTGATGAGAGCTCTAAAGTGAGCATAACCAAACGATATAAGTGCAAATGTTACAACAAATAGTTAAGGGATAGCGTAGGGAATGATGTAGCAGATCTTATTGGACTTAAGACATAAATAGCAACTTAAGGGTTGTCACATTCCATAAGTTCATTGACTTGAACATTAAAAGACTCAGGAATGGTAGGTTCTATCTCCATCCTGTGAGCCTCGCTTGTGGATTCACCTTTGTTCCTTGTATCTGACAACCATACTTCCAGTGTGGAGTGTACTAACTCGTCGAATATCCCTTTCTTGAATTTGCTACCCATCTGTTAGAATTTTTTAAGAAAGCAAGTGGCTCAGACTTCGTTTAGTTGTGTAATGTATATAGCTAGGTATGTGGTCATTGTCTACACACTTACTTGTGTAACAAGAGCATAAAGTGGCAGTGTGCTGTAACTGCAAAGCACTTGGACTAACACTCTGTATAGACAAAGAGTTCATCAGATAAAATTATAGTTTATTTAGACTTGAAGTGTACACAAGTATTAGTTACCCCATGACGAGCCGTGGAATAAGGAAGCCTAGTTTCTCCATGATACACGAATGTATTCCATATGTGAACTGATGATACGATTGAGAAATCATACATTAGCATTGTGATTGTTCAAACAAAACTCTtagaaaaggaagaaaaatgAAAGTACCAAAATCCAGAAGAAGAAAGCGATCTCAAATGAATTCTGAAAGAGAATGAAGTGGACGAGTTGGAGAACAATCTCTGGCCTATGGAACCAAAAGAGTTCATCAGAAGGTGTGATGACTGCTTGTTCCCCACGGTTTCTCTTCTCACAAACATCCACAGCTAAGCTACTTATTATATTCTCCAGTTTCGCACCCACCATTAGTAACAACTACATTTAGATAAACACATTGAAGTATAGCATTCcaagaattcaaaatatgattaaattattAACTAAATGAACTTACTATTAAAGGCAAGAAAGACAACCAGAAGTAAGTATTCCATCCTCCTACATTCAGCAGAAGAAAGACGACAACAAAGAGCCAGAGATACCAGCTTTATATTTATACCATCAAATCATACAAAAATGGTgttagacaaaaaaaacttatgaagCCATTGGTGTGTGTAATCTAAAGAGCTAAATACCTTATGGTCACAACTTTCTTGAAATCCATCTCCACTGTTCTTAGCATGTACTTGTGAAAATTAAATGATGGGTTTGTGGGGCAATGGGTCTGGAAAAATGAAGGAATAATACATATTGTTATTGTTACATAAAAGACTGGAAATAACAAGTTGGGAAAAAGAGAGTTAAGTAAGACCATGATGAACCCATGTCGCAGAGCTATATATTCTGATTTGGTGACAGAACCATAAAACTGCTTGCAGAATGATCTCTGCACCACATTCGCTAATCTCATCAGATATCAAATAAGATCTAGACAAACTTGTTTGATGTATAACACTTTTGTTTTGGCATTAGTATCCATGACTTACCAGCCAGCTGATGACAACAGATCTTCTCCAGAATCCTCCAGCATGCATCTTGAAGAACTCATGATTTGCGTTAAATAACTCGTGAAGGGCATGAGCATGAGCATGAGCATGATGAGCGTGAGCATGACCAGGCTTTGACGCATCTGCAACATGTTTTTTTCTCCTATTTAGGTTTTGTTTAAGACGCTATAAATCACTTCAAGTGTTAAATCTCACCCTTTTGAGAAGGAATTTTCCTGAAATTATCCTCCCAACGCTTCCATTGTTGTATCTACATGTAATATCAAATCAACTGACGTAATCAGAGCAAAACAAGaaacatctttttaaacagaaAGTTCAAATGTTGTGTTTGTGACTTGTGAGACACGCTACGAAAGCAAGTTACATTACCCTAGCTCCTCCAAGAACCATAGTTGAGGCACAGAAGATGACGTGAATAACCGCTAGCACGAAGATGAAGATATGTAGATGATGTAACGCTTCAACGGATATTAAAGGAACCTTCCCCTGCAAAGCCATGTTGATGAAAAAAGCAAGATACTATTAATAGAAAAGCATCCAGAGTGAAATAGGAGTTTTAAGGGAAATATTACCTTGGTAGTACAATGGTCTGGACTTGCTCCTGTTGAAAGTAGATGTCGTGTATTGAAGACAAGCGAATGAGATGTTTCAGGAGCATGATGCTCCTCCTCCAATGGCTTCTTACAAGGGAACATGTTGCTAACAAGAGCTGGTGGGACACATATATGCCTAATTGCTGTCTGAGACACCGTTAACAGTAGCGAGATGAATCCCAAAAGCATCAGTTCTGCTTCAGGACACACAATTTTGGTCATGTTCAGGTGTAACCAATCAACAGATTCATGTTTGAAAAATTGAAAGGAAGAAGAAACCTTCTTTAAGTTTCTGCAAGGCCTCAAACAAGGCATCTTGTTTTCTACGCTTCAGATACTGGAACAGAGACAATCGTAGAGTTATTACACGAAGAGAAGAGACCTTAGACTTACAGATATAGACAGTGATGTATATACGTACCTTTCCAAGATGATGAAGACCACGTTCAGCGAGAAGGGACAAGAGAACGATGATGAAACAGATGAACGCTACGACCCATGTGGGTGTATATTCAAGTGAATTCTCTTCTTCTGCCATTTTGCTGCACCTCGAGATGGAGACAactcttgtttatttattatataaagcagAGAATAAGAGACGGAAGTAGTAGAGGGTAAAGAATAGAGAGAAAAGATCAATGTGTAGGTTACCTTGTATAGTAAAAAGCATAAAAAACCTTTCTTCTGTCCCACGCAACTActtaaacaaataaacaaagaaTATATCAAGACTTGTTATCACTTGAAACTACTTTATTCACTTAGGGAAACAATAGACTTATTACACTCaataattttcagttttttaagtgttttttctctctctaaggtGTCCATGGTGCTGGAGGAGGTGGTGTGGCTGGTGTTAAAGGAGGTACCGCAGAGAATATAGTGTTTTTGTCAATAGATTCTAACGTCTCTTCTCCTGATAAAGCCACCAGAGCTGCGACCAGACCGGCATTACCGGCTAGAGTTGGCTCTGTGTAGTTGTAGTTTGAGCGAAGGTCATGGAACCCATCATGCTTGTCAGGTCCAGCAACCATTGCTCCTACAATAGTGTTTGGGTTATCTCTTTTGTTGTCTCTCCATTTCCATCCTCCTTTGCAGCTTTCTTTCTTTACGCTTTTCGGTATTGAAGCTCCTTTGTGATGTACATGTCTCGGGTAACGCTGTCCAAAATCCACAACATAACTCATATTCTGAGGGTTCTTACCAAGTATGTAATCAATCTGCCAAAGGACACAAAAGTTTTTAATCAGAAAGTATTCTTTGTTTTGCTTCATTTATGGATTTAGAGGATGCATATATATACCTGAGATCTGGCAAAGTCACGCAGGACATGAGTAGAATAGAAGTTAGGACCACAGTACCATCCAGGAGTATCAGCGGCATCTAGATAATCACTGTATAGCGCCGCCAAGAAAGCTGCGGTTGCAGCATATTGAAGAGGCTGTGGTTCTCCATGGTTCAGCTGGATTAAACCTCCTGTACAGATGATAGCCAGGTTATATAACTTAACATTTCAGAAAACAGAACATgttcacacacacaaaaaaaaacaacactaaactCACCCTTGGTCCTTTTGAAACTTGTGAAATAGGGTAAGTAAGAGCACATAACTACTCCTGTTTGATTGTGAAAGGTGCTCAAGATGTCTTCATATGGAAATCCAGGGCTCATAAACAGCCTCAATCGCGTCAACAACAACTAAAAAGCACATAGCAAGTGGTTAAAGAGTCAGCCAAAATAGCATTTGTTACCATAAAGAAGCAAATCCAAATCCTACATCGGATATTAGACCAAAGACCGTCTAATATTTAAGTCAATTTAGTATGAGTTATTTTTGTGAGCAACCGCGATCCAAGAACAAATCCGTGAAGGTTCATGCTCAAAAAGGACAATATCATACTAATACTAAGCTCGGGGTTGGGTTGGCTCTAGTAGATTGAGGGCATCTGGTCCATCATTAACCACAAATTTTTTCCAAAAAGAGAACTAACCTGAGCTCCGGGAAGCTTGTTATCCCAGCTAGATACTCCATAGTCAGGGCTATTCCAGAAAGCACCAGCTTTCCGAGCCATATCGTGACTGGTAACATGATCAAGATAAGTTACATTTCCAGTAGCGTAATACAACCAAGCTCCACCCCATAAGAGTTCATCCCAAAACAGGCTTGACTTGTAGAATTCACGAGACTGATTTTTACTGTTCTTATCTTTAACAAAGTCTGCATACTTATAAAGCGTCTTAGCACCGTGAACAAGCTTTTGTGAATAAACTCTGTTGTCTTTGAAAACAATAGACGCAGAAGCCAAAGCAGCTGCCATCTCTGCACCAAGATGAGAGCAGGAACCGTAGCACGGAGTTACAATCCTTTCATTATCAATGTCCTCAGGACGCATCCAGCAGTAATGGTCATCATGTCCTGATCCGACCTGTGAACAAAAGGGAAACGTTTTATAAACAGAACAACGATCTCACAATGACTTAAACATGCATTTTTGTTTCACCTGTTCCACCATCACATCGATTGTATCAGCACTACTGTTGAAAGTCTCGAGAAAATAGTCAGCTCCCCATTTGATGAGTTCTTTGACATGGTCTAGCTCCCCTGCAGCTTTGTATTTTGCACTGTATTCAATCACACTCCAGCTCAACATGGTCATAGCGTAAGACATTGGGAAGTTGAACTTGGTTGCATCTCCAGCATCGTAGTAGCCTCCAACCAAATCTTTGTAGAATCCTCCTGTATGGTCTTTCCCATCTTTCATACAAGAATCACCTCTCCATGTCACGTTATTGTGCTCTGGTAGCTTCCCAGCTGCAAACAAACATCACAACATAAGAGTAGGGCCGATCCTTAGCATAGGCTAGTGAAACATTAGCATATGGTCCataaaatgttcaaaaaaatttacactCATACTCATAGGCCCctaaatttgtaatatatatatattgaaactcTTACTAAAACAGATTCCAAAATCTAAGGACCAGTCCTTATAAGACATTAGATTAATACATGACAAAACAGAACTGAATGTATAGATCAACTGTTTgtacttttgttttcttgagCTTACATTTCTGAGCGTTGAAGAACATGAGAGCTTTACGGAGAGCGACAGTGTAGTTGTCAGGTTTAGGTTCTGTCTGTTTGTGGTGTGGCATGTGCCTTACGATCATGGTTATGGAGCCAGCGAGAAGGGTGGTTACAAGAACGGCCCCGAGAGTCCAGAGAAAGATCTTGCGGCTGACTAGTATACAACCGAGATCAACGTACTTCTTTTTCTTCGGCTGTGGTGGCTCGAGTAGCCAGCTCCGCCGCGTCGCGTCGAGTGGAGGAGGAAGAGTCGCACGGTCCAGTTCTTGCATCTTTCAGCTGCGACCGTCGTCTGTGATGGACTCAGCTGCATTGATCTCTAGAGAACCAGTCAATGGGTGTCGTCCGTACATGTTGATGATGGGTCCCACTCTGATAAGATCTGAGGAAGTCCCTCTTTGTCTTTTCGTTTTCAGAGTAGAGAAGGGAGCTTAACTCCGTATGCCCTCTACCCTCCGAAAAAATCCCCATTTATCcctttattataatataatttctttttcattttttttttaaatagaaaacgtGGCTAAAGACGGATTGCCctaaaataatttagttatttacaaGATCCAACCAGAAAGATCCGACCCACACAatacaaaccctaaaacccGACCCATCTAAACCAAAACGATGTCGTTTTGAATTACTCAACATTCTCTtctccaaaattttcaatcatcGGGTCTGTCTCTCCCCCAACCTTCCCCTTGCGACACTCTCTATTGCGAAATCGGAGATTGAAACCCTAGAGTATCCATCTTCGTTCTTCCTTGTTCATTCTCCATCTAATTCGAAAATCCATCTTCGTTCTTCCTTGTTCGTTTGTGTCTCAACTATCTCTTTGTCTCTCTTGTCTGAAACCCTAAAGTCGAGATCGCTtcgtttcttcttccttctttgtcGAAATCGAAGCTCCATCTTCGTTCCTTGTGGTAAGTGATTAGTTTCCCTTTATTTGGTTGTTATTTGGTCGAATTTGTATGTagatttgaaaacaaatttGGGGAAAACTTTGAATGTGTCTTATGTTTAGATATTGGCTTTGAAATTGGATAAGAACTTGGTAAATCTATTGTTTAGGTATATATTACATCGAATCTGTATGTAGACTGatgcgtttttttttgtgtgtttccgATTTGAGTGAtaaattgtatttaatttttgttaataaaattgtattggGGAAACTTAGTTGATGTTGTGTTGTTGTTTTGCAGTTTGAATTTAGTTTCATTGAGTGTTGTAATGTCTTGTACAAGGAAGTTATGAAGGGAAATCAAAAAGGAGTCCCCAATGAAAGGCTTCGTCAATCTCTTAGAATCAAAAAACCGGACTCAATTGCAAAAAGGCCGGAGCCGAGAGTTCACAAGAGCAGTAAGAAGAGTAAGAAGAGTAGGCCAGTGAGAGAGGCAGTGAGAGCACAGAGTGTAGAATCGCTCTCAGCCTCAGATGAGTCCGAAAGGGAGGGGTCCGAAAGAGaggtatatattttctattcatTGTTATTTTTAGTGAGAAATGCTGAGTAGTAATTAGTAGTACTATTAGTACTTCTTGTATTACTAGCATTACtaacatgtatatatgtattttgattGCAGGAAATGCAACCAATGCAACCCCTTGA contains these protein-coding regions:
- the LOC106376027 gene encoding endoglucanase 21 → MQELDRATLPPPLDATRRSWLLEPPQPKKKKYVDLGCILVSRKIFLWTLGAVLVTTLLAGSITMIVRHMPHHKQTEPKPDNYTVALRKALMFFNAQKSGKLPEHNNVTWRGDSCMKDGKDHTGGFYKDLVGGYYDAGDATKFNFPMSYAMTMLSWSVIEYSAKYKAAGELDHVKELIKWGADYFLETFNSSADTIDVMVEQVGSGHDDHYCWMRPEDIDNERIVTPCYGSCSHLGAEMAAALASASIVFKDNRVYSQKLVHGAKTLYKYADFVKDKNSKNQSREFYKSSLFWDELLWGGAWLYYATGNVTYLDHVTSHDMARKAGAFWNSPDYGVSSWDNKLPGAQLLLTRLRLFMSPGFPYEDILSTFHNQTGVVMCSYLPYFTSFKRTKGGLIQLNHGEPQPLQYAATAAFLAALYSDYLDAADTPGWYCGPNFYSTHVLRDFARSQIDYILGKNPQNMSYVVDFGQRYPRHEQWLLDLTSMMGSMTFAQTTTTQSQL
- the LOC106376028 gene encoding MLO-like protein 13 isoform X1, with protein sequence MDTLEREKTLKKLKIIEFAWDRRKVFYAFYYTSKMAEEENSLEYTPTWVVAFICFIIVLLSLLAERGLHHLGKYLKRRKQDALFEALQKLKEAELMLLGFISLLLTVSQTAIRHICVPPALVSNMFPCKKPLEEEHHAPETSHSLVFNTRHLLSTGASPDHCTTKGKVPLISVEALHHLHIFIFVLAVIHVIFCASTMVLGGARIQQWKRWEDNFRKIPSQKDASKPGHAHAHHAHAHAHALHELFNANHEFFKMHAGGFWRRSVVISWLRSFCKQFYGSVTKSEYIALRHGFIMTHCPTNPSFNFHKYMLRTVEMDFKKVVTISWYLWLFVVVFLLLNVGGWNTYFWLSFLPLILLLMVGAKLENIISSLAVDVCEKRNRGEQAVITPSDELFWFHRPEIVLQLVHFILFQNSFEIAFFFWILFTYGIHSCIMEKLGFLIPRLVMGVLVQVLCSYSTLPLYALVTQMGSKFKKGIFDELVHSTLEVWLSDTRNKGESTSEAHRMEIEPTIPESFNVQVNELMECDNP
- the LOC106376029 gene encoding probable WRKY transcription factor 7; this encodes MAVELMMNSYGGVRVKGEDDGGFSANMEDTALREAASAGIHGVKEFLKLIGQKSQPTEEITAVTDVAVNSFKKVISLLGRSRTGHARFRRAPMGTKIEGGGEGDWKTEEKTGATTITTVVLNRQKPEQNGGSAFRVYCPTPIHRRPPLSHNHSLTTKNGPSSSSTNGRPQEPSTINFAQSPPVSVSNSFMSSHRCDTEINQMSSGFELTNPSSQISGSIGKPPLSSVSLKRRCDSSPSSRCHCTKKRKSRVKRVIRVPAVSSKMADIPSDEYSWRKYGQKPIKGSPHPRGYYKCSSVRGCPARKHVERALDDAMMLIVTYEGDHNHALVLETHHDKTL
- the LOC106376028 gene encoding MLO-like protein 13 isoform X2 encodes the protein MDTLEREKTLKKLKIIEFAWDRRKVFYAFYYTSKMAEEENSLEYTPTWVVAFICFIIVLLSLLAERGLHHLGKYLKRRKQDALFEALQKLKEELMLLGFISLLLTVSQTAIRHICVPPALVSNMFPCKKPLEEEHHAPETSHSLVFNTRHLLSTGASPDHCTTKGKVPLISVEALHHLHIFIFVLAVIHVIFCASTMVLGGARIQQWKRWEDNFRKIPSQKDASKPGHAHAHHAHAHAHALHELFNANHEFFKMHAGGFWRRSVVISWLRSFCKQFYGSVTKSEYIALRHGFIMTHCPTNPSFNFHKYMLRTVEMDFKKVVTISWYLWLFVVVFLLLNVGGWNTYFWLSFLPLILLLMVGAKLENIISSLAVDVCEKRNRGEQAVITPSDELFWFHRPEIVLQLVHFILFQNSFEIAFFFWILFTYGIHSCIMEKLGFLIPRLVMGVLVQVLCSYSTLPLYALVTQMGSKFKKGIFDELVHSTLEVWLSDTRNKGESTSEAHRMEIEPTIPESFNVQVNELMECDNP